The genomic interval ATTCGATCCGGGCACGGGCGTCATGACTCTGTCGCTCGATATCGACCTGTACCCGCGCGAGGTGCTTTACGCGGGCGCCTACGTGTTCCTCGACCGCGCCTATGTACTGCTCGACCGCGACGGCGAACGCGCCATCGTTCATCTGCGCGCCAAGCAGCCTCTCGACGAACCTACCCTGCGCGCCATGGCGGGCGAGTTCGAGAACGAACTGCTCGCGCAGGCGTTCAGACACAAGGTGTTCAAGGCTAATCGGTCGATCATCGAGCAGATAACCGGCCTCGCGATCGGTAGCGCCGCAGGTGCGTGGCCGGGTCCCGAAGCGCATCCCGCCCAATCCCCGGCCGCTCCGCAAGGCCTCGACGATGGCCGCGACTTCCTCGACGACCCGCTGGGTATCGCCGCACCGTGGAGCGGCGCCGGACCGCACGGACACGACGATGGCACCGACAACTGACGCGAACGGCGTAACGGTTCGTTTGCACCGCACGCTCTACACGGAGCCGGCCATCGCGGCGGCGGCCGCCACCTTCGCCGACTTCGCAACCTTCTCCGTGGGCGTCGACGGCGATCATTTCGTCGTCGCCGTCGCCGATATCGGCAACGACGTCGAGGGCGACGTCGTTGCCGAGTTCTGCAACTTCGCGCTGGCGAACACCATCGCCGGCACGCTGGTGGAGTCGGCATGAACCGTGTTGTCGCCGCGCTGTCGGAGCACACCCGATGAACACACCGGACACGCTGCTGCCGCGGGGCCGGCAGGTAGATTTCACCGCACTGTCGGATCCGGAGCGCTGGAGACCGGAGTTCGCGGTTCCCTTCAGTCAACGTCGGATCGGCGGCAAGGTGCTGATCGCCAACGACCTGGGCGACTGGCTACTGCTCACGCCAGAGGAGTTCAGGGATGTCGTCGAGGGTCGACCGTGCCCGGGCGAGCCGCTGTACGAGAAGCTCAAGGCCGCCAACTTCGTCGCCGCGGAGATCGACCTCGCGACCCAGGCCGGTCGCTGGCGGCGCAAGAAGCAGTACCTGTTCTACGGCCCGACGCTACACGCGTTCGTGCTGACCCATCGTTGCAACCACGGCTGCCAGTACTGCCACAGCTCGATCGTCGGCATGGACCGCTTCGACACCGACATGCCCGTCGACACCGCGGAGCGCGCCGTCGATATCGCTTTCGAGACCACCGCCGCCGCACTCACCATCGAGTTCCAGGGCGGAGAGCCGCTCGCCAACTGGCCGGTGCTGCAGCACGTCGTTGAGTACGCACTGAGGAAGAACGCCGTGGCGAACAAAGTACTGTCGTTCGCCCTGGTCACGAATCTGTCCTTGATGGACGACGCGAAGCTCGACTACCTGATCGAACATCGGGTCCAATTGTGTACGAGCCTCGACGGTCCCGCCGACCTGCACAACCGGGTGCGCTTTTTCAAGGACGGCAACAGCCACGCTCTGGTCCGCCACTGGATGAAGACCATCAATGCGCGGTATGCCGACCTCGGTCTGGACCCCGAGCACTACCGGGTCGAGGCGCTGCCGACCATTACCCGGCCGGCGCTCACTCGCTGGAAAGAGGTGGTCGACGAGTTCGTCGCGGTCGGCTGCCGGGCGGTATTCCTGCGCAAGCTGGATCCGTTCGGCTTTGCCGCCCGCAGTGCGAAGACCCTCGGGTACTCGATGGACGAGTTCCTCGAATTCTATGCCAACGCCGTCGACTACATCATCGCGCTCAACCGGCAGGGGGTGCAGGTGATGGAACGTCACGCCGCAATCATGCTCAACAAGATCCTCACCGACGACGAGCCGAACTACCTCGATCTGCGCATCCCCGGCGGTGCCTGCATCGGGCAGGTGGGCTACGCACCCGACGGCAGCATCTATTCCTCGGACGAGGGGCGCTTTCTCGCCGCGGCCGGCGACCCCCTGTTCAAGATCGGCACCGTCAACGACAGCTACCATAGGCTCATGACCAACGCTTCGACCCGAGCGATGGTCATGGCCGGCTTGAACGACGGGCAGCCCGACTGCGTGAGTTGCGTCTACAAGGCCTGGTGCGGCCAGCAGGTGGAATACAACTACAAGACCCAGGGCAGTCTGCACGGGCACATGCGCGATTCGGTGTGGTGCAAGAAGCACAAGTCGATCTTCGACTACCTCATGCACAAGCTCGAATCGGCAACCGCGGACGACATGGAGATGTTCCGGCGCTGGACGACCAACCGCCAGCTCGATCACTTCATCATCCTGTCCGGCTGAGCGAGGGGCGAGAGATGAGCAGCGGTACTGACGAGATTGGCGGCCACGGCCTGGTTCTGCCTGCGGAGCCGGTCGACGAGCGGCGCGCCGTGGCGGCGGCGTATGCACGCTACCTCGCCTCCTGCTGCCGCATGTTCGTCGCCGCCGGCGGACAACTCCCGGTGGAACTGCGCGCGGCTCACCGCCGCGCCGCCGAACTGGTGCGCCTGGCGCTGCGGCATGCCCCGGGCGAGTTGCTCGCGTGTTTCCGTTCGCCGACGATCGGGGCCCCACTGCACTGTCTCGGTTTGCGAGAGGATTTGCCCGCCTTGCGCGCGCGAATCGACCGCGAGGCGGCCACGACGATCCCGCAGTTGCTCTTCGAGATGGCGCTGCGGCGCCTCATTCCCGCGGGTCAGGAGGCGGTGTGGGACCACGGCGCGCCGCGTCTGACGTCACTGGCGATCGGCGGAGAACTGGTGCCGCCGCCGGCGGCCACGGCCCTACGCTTCTCGGCGGAAGGGGTTGTCGCGACCGGCGGCGCGCGGGAGCTGGCGCGGCTCCCGTTCGATCGCGGCGCGATGACGCAGGCGCTCGACGCCACCCCCGGCTCCGGCTTTCGTGTCGATCGCCGGTTCTGGCCCATCGGCAAGGTCGCTCATCTCGCAACCGTCGACCACAACCCGATCGCCACGTTCGAAGCGCACCCCGAAAAGGCCGGCAACCACATCGACCTCGGCGGCCGTTCGCCGGAGGAATGGGTGACGAGCCTCGACGAATCCTTCTCCCTGATCGAGCGCTTCATGCCGGGCGAGCTGGCCGAGATGAAGCTCCTGCTGCACTTCGTCGTACCGGTGGGCTTCGACGCCGAGCGGCACCTCTCCGCCTCCTACCGCGAGGCGGTCGGCACGGTTTACCTGACGCTGCACCCCAACGCGATGACGATGACCGAGGCGGTCGTACACGAGTTTCAGCACAACAAGCTCAACGTCGCGGCTCACAGCGTCGATTTCCTGCGCAATCCGTTTCATCCCCTTTACAAGAGCCCGGTCAGACCCGACCCCCGACCGTTATGGGGCATTCTGCTCGCGGTGCACGCCTTTCTGCCGGTCGCGGAGCTGTACCGCCGGATGCGCGCCGCGGCGCACCCGTGGTCCCGGCTTCCCGATTTCGACCGGCGCCTGCGCGAGATCGACCTGAAGAACCGCGAGGGAATGGAAATGCTGCGCGCCCACGCCGACTTTACGGAGGCCGGACGCACCCTGTTCGCGGAACTCGAAGCGCTCGAGCCGGCGGCAAGCCGAATTACCTTGACCGGGACGGCGGGGCTGCAATAGACATCGCGCATACGGGTCGGGCATCGAGAATCGATCGCATGGAGCTATGGGCTTGCAACCTACGGGCCTGAATACCCCTGCACCGTCCGCGTCTTTGCAACCCGAGGAGACGGTTGCGGCGGTGTTGGCGCGCGCGCGCACGACCGCCCGCGTACTTTTGGTGATCCCGTCGCAGATCAATGTCTACGGGGTGAAGATCAAGCCGGCCTACCCGGCGCTCGGCGTGATGTGGGTGGCCGCGATGCTCGAACGAGCGGGCCACACCTGCGAGATCGTCGACATGGATGCCGACGGGGTGGATGTCGACGGGGTAATGCGTCGCCTGGACGAAGGCCGGTTCGAGATCCTCGGCCTGACCGCCGTGACTCCCACGTACCCGCGCGCCCTCGACATCGCCAGGCACGTCAAGGCCCACACCCCACAGGTGCCCATCATCCTCGGAGGCATTCACGCCACCGTCGCGCCAATGGAGTGTGTCAGAGAGGAGGCGTTCGATTTCGTCGCGGTCGGCGAGGCCGAGATTACCGCGGTCGAGCTGGTCGATGCGATTGCGGCCGGAGCAACCGACTTCTCGGGCAT from Candidatus Binatia bacterium carries:
- the hxsD gene encoding His-Xaa-Ser system protein HxsD, which codes for MRPRTEIEAFDPGTGVMTLSLDIDLYPREVLYAGAYVFLDRAYVLLDRDGERAIVHLRAKQPLDEPTLRAMAGEFENELLAQAFRHKVFKANRSIIEQITGLAIGSAAGAWPGPEAHPAQSPAAPQGLDDGRDFLDDPLGIAAPWSGAGPHGHDDGTDN
- a CDS encoding HxsD-like protein; its protein translation is MAPTTDANGVTVRLHRTLYTEPAIAAAAATFADFATFSVGVDGDHFVVAVADIGNDVEGDVVAEFCNFALANTIAGTLVESA
- the hxsB gene encoding His-Xaa-Ser system radical SAM maturase HxsB, producing MNTPDTLLPRGRQVDFTALSDPERWRPEFAVPFSQRRIGGKVLIANDLGDWLLLTPEEFRDVVEGRPCPGEPLYEKLKAANFVAAEIDLATQAGRWRRKKQYLFYGPTLHAFVLTHRCNHGCQYCHSSIVGMDRFDTDMPVDTAERAVDIAFETTAAALTIEFQGGEPLANWPVLQHVVEYALRKNAVANKVLSFALVTNLSLMDDAKLDYLIEHRVQLCTSLDGPADLHNRVRFFKDGNSHALVRHWMKTINARYADLGLDPEHYRVEALPTITRPALTRWKEVVDEFVAVGCRAVFLRKLDPFGFAARSAKTLGYSMDEFLEFYANAVDYIIALNRQGVQVMERHAAIMLNKILTDDEPNYLDLRIPGGACIGQVGYAPDGSIYSSDEGRFLAAAGDPLFKIGTVNDSYHRLMTNASTRAMVMAGLNDGQPDCVSCVYKAWCGQQVEYNYKTQGSLHGHMRDSVWCKKHKSIFDYLMHKLESATADDMEMFRRWTTNRQLDHFIILSG
- a CDS encoding HEXXH motif-containing putative peptide modification protein: MSSGTDEIGGHGLVLPAEPVDERRAVAAAYARYLASCCRMFVAAGGQLPVELRAAHRRAAELVRLALRHAPGELLACFRSPTIGAPLHCLGLREDLPALRARIDREAATTIPQLLFEMALRRLIPAGQEAVWDHGAPRLTSLAIGGELVPPPAATALRFSAEGVVATGGARELARLPFDRGAMTQALDATPGSGFRVDRRFWPIGKVAHLATVDHNPIATFEAHPEKAGNHIDLGGRSPEEWVTSLDESFSLIERFMPGELAEMKLLLHFVVPVGFDAERHLSASYREAVGTVYLTLHPNAMTMTEAVVHEFQHNKLNVAAHSVDFLRNPFHPLYKSPVRPDPRPLWGILLAVHAFLPVAELYRRMRAAAHPWSRLPDFDRRLREIDLKNREGMEMLRAHADFTEAGRTLFAELEALEPAASRITLTGTAGLQ